One window of Hymenobacter sp. BRD128 genomic DNA carries:
- the egtB gene encoding ergothioneine biosynthesis protein EgtB: MALASASLPTLALPGHATLPAHYRAVRAQSVALVQPLLPEDTVVQPTLDVSPPKWHLAHTTWFWETFLLKNYLPGYEVFHPEYAFLFNSYYNSLGSRVNRADRGTLSRPPLADVYRYRAYVDEHMATLLGQLAELPPAATELVELGLHHEQQHQELLATDIKYILSTNPLAPGYLEKSALPAAPATVEAPDFASPGGPARPAAWLPVPGGIYPIGHQQAGFSFDNELPVHEVLVAPFELQNRLVTNGDFLQFIEDGGYRQFQFWLGEGWDLVNREGWLAPLYWSQAADGLWLRYGPTGLAPLNLAAPVSHISFYEADAYAQWAGARLPTEAEWETAARHFQATPQGGNWLETGHFDPQPLAAEADPSQCHQLLGDCWEWTYSAYHSYPGYQRAAGALGEYNGKFMLNQLVLRGGSCATPESHIRLTYRNFFHADKRWQFTGLRLAR, from the coding sequence ATGGCTCTCGCTTCGGCATCCCTCCCTACCCTGGCTCTACCCGGCCACGCTACCCTGCCCGCGCACTACCGGGCCGTGCGGGCCCAGTCGGTGGCGCTGGTGCAGCCCCTGCTACCCGAGGATACGGTGGTGCAGCCCACCCTCGACGTGAGCCCGCCCAAGTGGCACCTGGCCCACACCACCTGGTTTTGGGAGACGTTCCTGCTCAAAAATTACCTGCCGGGCTACGAGGTGTTTCACCCCGAATACGCCTTTCTGTTTAATTCGTACTACAACTCGCTGGGCTCCAGGGTGAATCGGGCCGACCGCGGCACGCTCTCGCGCCCGCCCCTGGCCGATGTGTACCGCTACCGCGCCTACGTGGATGAGCACATGGCCACCCTGCTCGGCCAGCTAGCCGAGCTGCCCCCGGCAGCCACCGAGCTAGTCGAGCTGGGCCTGCACCACGAGCAGCAGCACCAGGAACTGCTGGCTACCGACATCAAGTACATCCTCAGCACCAACCCGCTAGCCCCCGGCTACCTGGAAAAGTCGGCGCTGCCTGCTGCACCGGCTACGGTCGAAGCGCCCGATTTTGCCAGCCCCGGCGGGCCGGCGCGGCCGGCGGCGTGGCTGCCGGTGCCAGGCGGCATCTACCCCATTGGGCATCAGCAGGCGGGCTTTTCGTTTGATAATGAACTGCCGGTGCACGAGGTACTGGTGGCGCCGTTTGAGCTGCAAAACCGGCTTGTGACGAACGGCGATTTTCTGCAGTTTATCGAGGACGGCGGCTACCGGCAGTTTCAATTCTGGCTGGGCGAGGGCTGGGACCTTGTAAACCGCGAAGGCTGGCTAGCCCCGCTCTATTGGTCGCAGGCCGCCGATGGGCTCTGGCTGCGCTACGGCCCCACCGGTCTGGCGCCGCTCAATCTGGCCGCGCCCGTGTCGCACATCAGCTTCTACGAGGCCGATGCCTACGCGCAATGGGCCGGCGCCCGCCTGCCCACCGAGGCCGAGTGGGAAACGGCCGCCCGCCATTTCCAGGCCACGCCGCAGGGCGGCAATTGGCTCGAAACCGGCCACTTCGACCCGCAGCCCCTGGCCGCCGAGGCCGACCCCAGCCAGTGCCACCAGCTGCTGGGCGACTGCTGGGAGTGGACGTACTCGGCCTACCACTCCTACCCCGGCTACCAGCGCGCCGCTGGCGCGCTGGGCGAGTACAATGGCAAGTTTATGCTGAACCAGCTCGTGCTGCGCGGCGGCTCGTGCGCCACGCCCGAGAGCCACATCCGCCTCACGTACCGCAATTTCTTCCACGCCGACAAGCGCTGGCAGTTCACGGGGTTGCGGCTGGCTAGGTAA
- a CDS encoding arginase produces the protein MKRIKLLEVRSELGAGTRGASLGIDALRIACLNKGSDYFRRYNSVAVPDLNHVLFDTTPFPFAKHIDAIYTVQKGVASAVEQTLRFGEFPLVLSGDHSSANATIAGIKAAYPQKTLGVIWIDAHADIHSPYTTPSGNVHGMPLAAALGEDNLPCQHNQPDAETEFFWRRLQNLAEPGPKLRPEHLVYVAVRDTEAEEEALIERLGIKWIRLPEIQAKGSRQLAREIYQHLRFCDLVYISFDVDSLDSSFSKGTGTPVEEGLYLSEGENLCQDLLENERVVCFEMGEINPTLDNENTMAQNAFNILEKATAAIERRLRLDEVVSR, from the coding sequence ATGAAACGCATTAAGCTACTGGAAGTCCGCTCCGAGCTGGGGGCCGGCACGCGCGGCGCCAGCCTGGGCATTGATGCCCTGCGCATTGCCTGCCTCAACAAGGGCTCCGACTATTTTCGGCGCTACAACTCGGTGGCCGTGCCCGACCTCAACCATGTGCTGTTCGATACAACTCCATTCCCATTTGCCAAGCACATCGACGCCATTTACACCGTGCAGAAGGGCGTGGCCAGCGCCGTGGAGCAGACGCTGCGCTTCGGCGAGTTTCCGCTGGTGCTGAGCGGCGACCACAGCAGCGCCAACGCTACCATTGCCGGCATCAAGGCCGCGTACCCGCAGAAAACGCTGGGCGTCATCTGGATAGATGCGCACGCCGACATTCACTCGCCCTACACTACCCCTAGCGGCAACGTGCACGGCATGCCCCTGGCCGCCGCGCTGGGCGAAGACAACCTGCCCTGCCAGCACAACCAGCCCGACGCTGAAACCGAGTTTTTCTGGCGCCGCCTCCAAAACCTGGCCGAGCCCGGCCCCAAGCTGCGCCCCGAGCACCTCGTGTACGTGGCCGTGCGCGACACCGAAGCAGAAGAAGAAGCCCTTATCGAGCGCCTGGGTATCAAGTGGATAAGGCTGCCCGAGATTCAGGCGAAAGGCTCGCGCCAGCTAGCCCGCGAGATTTACCAGCACCTGCGCTTTTGCGACTTGGTGTACATTTCATTCGACGTGGATAGCCTCGATTCGAGCTTTAGCAAGGGCACCGGCACGCCGGTAGAGGAGGGGTTATATCTTTCCGAAGGCGAAAACCTGTGCCAGGATTTGCTCGAAAACGAGCGCGTGGTATGCTTCGAGATGGGCGAAATCAACCCCACGCTCGACAACGAGAATACGATGGCCCAGAATGCCTTCAACATTCTGGAAAAAGCCACCGCCGCCATCGAGCGCCGCCTGCGGCTGGATGAGGTAGTAAGCCGGTAG
- a CDS encoding IS630 family transposase, translated as MSAGKPLAGAPSGGCYTNKAGDVKKSLHATERDTPRVHALRSAHVAAIAQRPDVARFHFLDETGLRLDYTRRYGRAQAGQRVSGAVPLRRPARSLTLIGALSVHGLHGVQVLEGALNQRSFALYISRILAPQLRRGDVLVLDNLRVHHLTGLREWLARRGIEVLFLPPYSPDFTPIEQAWSKLKTKLRHAQARTRDALEEALHTAIDWLTGPDAKAWFNHCGYHVHRS; from the coding sequence TTGAGCGCGGGCAAGCCGTTAGCCGGGGCTCCGTCTGGCGGGTGCTACACGAACAAGGCTGGCGACGTAAAAAAAAGCCTGCACGCCACTGAGCGCGATACGCCCCGGGTACACGCCTTGCGCAGCGCGCACGTCGCGGCTATCGCGCAACGCCCCGACGTAGCCCGCTTTCATTTTCTGGACGAGACCGGCCTGCGCCTAGACTACACGCGGCGCTATGGCCGGGCGCAGGCCGGCCAGCGTGTGAGTGGGGCCGTACCGTTGCGCCGCCCGGCCCGCTCCCTAACCTTAATTGGCGCCTTGTCCGTGCACGGGCTGCACGGGGTCCAGGTGCTGGAAGGGGCCTTGAATCAGCGCAGCTTCGCCCTGTATATCAGCCGCATCCTGGCCCCGCAGCTACGGCGCGGGGACGTGCTGGTCCTCGACAACCTGCGGGTGCATCACCTGACCGGGCTGCGGGAGTGGCTAGCCCGGCGCGGCATCGAAGTGCTGTTTCTGCCCCCCTACTCGCCCGACTTTACCCCCATCGAGCAGGCCTGGAGCAAGCTCAAAACCAAGCTGCGCCACGCCCAGGCACGGACCCGCGACGCGCTCGAAGAAGCCTTACATACCGCCATCGACTGGCTTACTGGCCCCGATGCGAAAGCGTGGTTTAATCACTGTGGCTATCACGTACACCGTTCATGA
- a CDS encoding KGG domain-containing protein, with translation MTTIGVDSTALNSLPDGTFKLPKRPARRVGEKSRRGFAAMSPEQQRRIASEGGRASHESGKGHRFSSEEARAAGRKGGSISRRGPKKPPADAS, from the coding sequence ATGACTACGATTGGTGTTGATTCCACCGCCCTCAATTCTTTACCTGACGGTACTTTCAAGCTACCGAAGCGCCCCGCCCGGCGGGTAGGCGAAAAAAGCCGCCGTGGCTTCGCGGCCATGTCGCCCGAGCAGCAGCGGCGCATTGCCAGCGAGGGCGGCCGGGCCTCGCACGAGAGCGGCAAGGGCCACCGCTTCTCGTCGGAAGAAGCCCGTGCCGCCGGCCGCAAAGGCGGCAGCATCAGCCGCCGCGGGCCCAAAAAGCCGCCTGCCGACGCCAGCTAG
- a CDS encoding TIGR00730 family Rossman fold protein, protein MKSVAVYCGSSSGNQEVYTQQAQEMGRELARRGLTLVYGGGCVGLMGAIADAVLAEGGKVIGVIPGFLADKELAHRGCTELHVVETMHQRKLLMADLADGFVAMPGGFGTLEELFEVLTWGQLGLHGKPVGLLNTQGFYNALLALLDHMSGEAFLRKENRGQMLQNASPAALLDALQAYQPLRLEKWLTPEKS, encoded by the coding sequence ATGAAAAGCGTAGCAGTGTATTGCGGCTCTAGCAGCGGCAACCAGGAAGTTTACACCCAACAGGCGCAGGAAATGGGCCGCGAACTGGCTCGGCGCGGCCTCACACTCGTGTACGGCGGCGGGTGCGTGGGCCTGATGGGCGCCATCGCCGACGCGGTGCTGGCCGAGGGCGGCAAGGTTATCGGCGTCATCCCCGGCTTCTTGGCCGATAAGGAGCTGGCCCACCGGGGCTGCACCGAGCTGCACGTGGTTGAGACCATGCACCAGCGCAAGCTGCTCATGGCCGACCTGGCCGACGGCTTCGTGGCCATGCCCGGCGGCTTTGGCACGCTCGAAGAGCTATTTGAGGTCCTGACCTGGGGCCAGCTGGGCCTGCACGGCAAGCCGGTGGGCCTACTCAATACTCAGGGCTTTTACAACGCGCTGCTGGCCCTGCTCGACCACATGAGCGGCGAGGCCTTCCTGCGCAAAGAAAACCGCGGCCAAATGCTGCAAAACGCTAGCCCCGCCGCCCTGCTCGATGCCCTGCAGGCCTACCAGCCCCTGCGCCTGGAAAAGTGGCTGACGCCGGAGAAGAGCTAA
- a CDS encoding transglycosylase domain-containing protein yields MADETIPPATPHSKPTRPVQARLKRPGRGTRRLVRVAWTLFFVGVGVFLAYPLLVRSNFLFLFGKSPSLEELENPKVEQASQVFTSDGVLIGRYFRENRSPVPLNQISPWLVKALIATEDARYYKHSGIDAPSLLSSVYYGLRGDKRGGSTISQQLAKNLYKTRRGENQGGLSHIPGVGTLVAKTKEWITAVELERRYTKEEILRMYLNTVEYGSNAFGIKVAAKTFFSTTPDSLTPVQAATLIGVLNNPTAFNPRFHPAASRRRRNVVLQRLGQAGALKPAEVTALQAEPIVLNYQIEKHIDGPDTYFRGAISQAVNRWCEAHGYDMYRDGLRIYTSIDSRMQDHAEQAVHQRMKQLQQQFDSFWRNKGQNPWVDEEGHEIPDFIETQMKRTQSYHSLAARYQGHPASLDSALHAKRPMKVFTWKKDDGDTTLVMSPLDSLAYYKHFLQAGMMTMDPFTGAIKAWVGGLDYRFFQYDHVKQGKRQAGSTFKPFVYLTALDNGYSPCDRIRDERVTIKYVENGKPMEWQPDNVTREYTGMNMTLRYAMARSVNSVTAQLTEKVGWNKVADYAHKVGITSPLLGVPSIGLGSGGDVSVYEMVDAYATFLNNGFRSEPRIITRIEDRNGNVIQQFDPVQRRAISPETAWLMTYMLRGGMEEPGGTSQGLWDFQDLWRKDNQIGGKTGTTSNYSDGWYMGLTKDLVSGVWVGGEDRSIHFFRSQQGEGGRMALPVFGRYMESIYKDKALGYDYGPFPKPPTKINRKYVCYTEETPRRRRGEAIDTLAADNLLDQLNRGGKDSVR; encoded by the coding sequence ATGGCCGACGAAACAATTCCGCCTGCTACCCCCCATTCCAAGCCCACCCGCCCTGTTCAGGCCCGCCTCAAGCGGCCCGGCCGGGGCACCCGCCGCCTGGTGCGCGTGGCCTGGACGCTCTTTTTTGTCGGTGTGGGCGTTTTTCTGGCGTATCCGCTGCTGGTGCGCAGCAATTTTCTGTTCCTCTTCGGCAAGTCGCCGAGTTTGGAAGAGCTGGAAAACCCCAAGGTCGAGCAGGCTTCGCAGGTCTTCACCTCCGATGGCGTACTCATCGGGCGCTACTTCCGCGAAAACCGCTCGCCGGTACCGCTCAATCAGATTTCACCTTGGCTGGTGAAGGCCCTCATTGCCACCGAAGACGCGCGCTACTACAAGCACTCGGGCATCGACGCGCCCTCGCTGCTATCGTCGGTCTACTATGGCCTGCGGGGCGATAAGCGCGGCGGCTCTACCATCAGCCAGCAGCTGGCCAAGAACTTGTACAAAACCCGGCGGGGCGAAAATCAGGGCGGCCTCAGCCACATTCCCGGCGTGGGCACGCTGGTGGCCAAAACCAAGGAGTGGATAACCGCCGTGGAGCTGGAGCGGCGCTACACCAAGGAGGAAATCCTGCGGATGTACCTCAATACGGTGGAGTACGGCTCCAATGCCTTCGGTATCAAGGTGGCGGCCAAGACCTTTTTCAGCACCACGCCCGATAGCCTCACGCCCGTGCAGGCCGCCACGCTCATCGGGGTCTTGAATAATCCCACGGCCTTTAACCCGCGCTTTCACCCGGCTGCCTCGCGCCGCCGTCGCAACGTGGTGCTGCAGCGGCTAGGCCAGGCCGGCGCCCTCAAGCCTGCCGAAGTAACTGCCTTGCAGGCCGAGCCGATTGTGCTTAACTATCAGATTGAGAAGCATATCGACGGCCCTGATACGTATTTTCGGGGCGCCATCAGCCAGGCGGTGAACCGCTGGTGCGAGGCCCACGGCTATGATATGTACCGCGACGGCCTGCGCATCTACACTAGCATCGACTCGCGAATGCAGGACCACGCCGAGCAGGCCGTGCACCAGCGCATGAAGCAACTGCAACAGCAGTTCGACAGCTTCTGGCGCAACAAGGGCCAGAACCCCTGGGTAGACGAAGAAGGCCACGAAATCCCCGACTTCATCGAAACCCAGATGAAGCGCACCCAGAGCTACCACAGCCTGGCCGCGCGCTACCAGGGCCACCCCGCTAGCCTCGACTCGGCCCTGCACGCCAAGCGCCCGATGAAGGTATTTACCTGGAAGAAGGATGACGGCGATACCACCCTAGTCATGTCGCCGCTCGACTCGCTGGCCTACTACAAGCACTTTTTGCAGGCCGGCATGATGACGATGGACCCCTTCACCGGCGCCATCAAGGCCTGGGTGGGCGGCTTGGATTACCGCTTCTTCCAGTACGACCACGTGAAGCAGGGCAAACGTCAGGCCGGCTCCACGTTCAAGCCCTTCGTGTACCTCACGGCCCTGGATAACGGCTACTCGCCCTGCGACCGCATTCGCGACGAGCGCGTGACGATTAAGTACGTTGAAAACGGCAAGCCCATGGAGTGGCAGCCCGACAACGTGACCCGCGAATACACGGGCATGAACATGACCCTGCGCTACGCGATGGCCCGCTCGGTCAACTCCGTCACGGCCCAGCTCACCGAGAAAGTAGGCTGGAACAAAGTGGCCGACTACGCCCATAAAGTGGGCATTACCAGCCCCTTGCTCGGGGTGCCCAGCATCGGGCTAGGCTCGGGCGGCGACGTGAGCGTGTACGAAATGGTGGACGCCTACGCTACCTTCCTCAACAATGGCTTCCGCTCCGAGCCGCGCATCATCACCCGCATCGAGGACCGCAACGGCAACGTCATCCAGCAGTTCGACCCCGTGCAACGCCGCGCCATCTCGCCCGAAACGGCCTGGCTGATGACATACATGCTGCGCGGCGGCATGGAGGAGCCGGGCGGCACCTCACAGGGCCTCTGGGATTTCCAGGATTTGTGGCGCAAAGACAACCAGATTGGCGGCAAAACCGGCACCACCTCCAACTACTCCGACGGCTGGTACATGGGCCTCACCAAAGACCTCGTGAGCGGCGTGTGGGTGGGCGGTGAAGACCGTAGCATTCACTTTTTCCGCTCGCAGCAGGGCGAGGGCGGCCGCATGGCCCTGCCCGTATTCGGCCGCTACATGGAGAGCATTTATAAGGACAAGGCGCTTGGGTATGACTATGGCCCCTTCCCCAAGCCGCCCACCAAAATCAACCGCAAGTACGTGTGCTACACCGAGGAAACCCCGCGCCGACGCCGCGGCGAGGCCATCGATACCCTAGCGGCCGATAATCTGCTCGACCAGCTGAACCGGGGCGGCAAGGACAGCGTGCGTTGA
- a CDS encoding arginine decarboxylase: MDTYQDLITQTFDFPNADFQVRENELFFHDIDLMALVEKHGTPLRLTYLPKISSQIQRAKKWFADGIAATGYTGSYSYAYCTKSSHFRFVLDEALKNDVHLETSSWFDISIIRSLYEQGKFGKDKYIICNGFKTAEYKQEISDLINDGFVNCLPILDSPNEIDYYHAHVKTKTNLGLRLASDEEPRFQFYTSRLGIRYADAVPLYEQKIKDDPRFELTMLHYFISTGIKDTSYYWSELSRFIHKYCELRKICPTLQTIDIGGGLPIQTSIQLEYDYPYMIAEILRTIQRICAEEGVPEPSIFTEFGIFTVGESGATIYSILDEKLQNDKELWYMIDGSFITNLPDTWALNQRFIMLALNGWNRPYRKIQLGGLTCDSQDYYNSEKHIYQTFLPQLQVPRNQPASTAPIYVGFFHTGAYQESLSGYGGIKHCLIPAPKHVILDRAEDGTLSDYVFAPKQEASSMLKILGYAE, encoded by the coding sequence ATGGATACTTACCAGGACCTCATTACCCAAACCTTCGATTTTCCGAACGCCGATTTTCAGGTTCGCGAAAACGAGCTGTTTTTTCACGACATCGACCTGATGGCCCTGGTCGAGAAGCACGGCACCCCGCTCCGCCTCACCTACTTACCCAAAATCAGCTCCCAGATTCAGCGGGCTAAGAAGTGGTTTGCCGACGGCATCGCCGCTACCGGCTACACCGGCTCGTATTCCTACGCCTACTGCACCAAGTCGTCGCACTTCCGCTTCGTGCTCGACGAGGCCCTGAAGAACGACGTGCACCTCGAAACCTCGTCGTGGTTCGACATCAGCATCATCCGCTCGCTCTACGAGCAGGGCAAGTTTGGCAAGGATAAGTACATCATTTGCAACGGGTTCAAGACGGCCGAGTACAAGCAGGAAATCTCCGACCTCATCAACGATGGCTTCGTCAACTGCCTGCCCATCCTCGACTCTCCCAACGAAATCGACTACTACCACGCCCACGTAAAAACCAAAACCAACCTGGGTTTGCGGCTGGCCTCCGACGAGGAGCCGCGCTTTCAGTTTTATACCTCGCGCCTGGGCATTCGCTACGCCGACGCGGTGCCGCTCTACGAGCAAAAAATCAAGGACGACCCGCGCTTTGAGCTCACCATGCTGCATTATTTCATCAGCACGGGCATCAAGGACACGTCGTATTACTGGTCGGAGCTAAGCCGTTTCATCCACAAGTACTGCGAACTGCGCAAAATCTGCCCCACGCTCCAGACCATTGACATTGGCGGCGGATTGCCCATCCAAACCTCGATTCAGCTGGAGTACGACTACCCGTACATGATTGCCGAAATCCTGCGCACCATCCAGCGCATCTGCGCCGAGGAAGGCGTGCCGGAGCCCAGCATCTTCACCGAGTTCGGCATCTTCACAGTGGGCGAAAGCGGAGCCACGATTTACTCGATTCTGGACGAGAAGCTGCAGAACGACAAGGAGTTGTGGTACATGATTGACGGCTCGTTCATCACCAACCTACCCGATACCTGGGCCCTCAACCAGCGCTTCATCATGCTAGCGCTCAATGGCTGGAACCGTCCCTACCGCAAAATCCAGCTCGGCGGCCTCACCTGCGACTCGCAAGACTACTACAACTCGGAAAAGCACATTTACCAGACCTTTCTGCCGCAGCTGCAAGTGCCGCGCAACCAGCCGGCTAGCACCGCGCCCATCTACGTAGGCTTCTTCCACACCGGCGCCTACCAGGAAAGTCTGAGCGGCTACGGCGGCATTAAGCACTGCCTCATTCCGGCGCCCAAGCACGTTATCCTCGACCGCGCCGAAGATGGCACACTTTCTGACTACGTCTTTGCCCCCAAGCAAGAGGCGAGCAGTATGCTCAAAATTCTGGGCTATGCTGAATAA
- a CDS encoding helix-turn-helix domain-containing protein codes for MQAYSLDLRQRIAQACAEPGARQAHVAARFCVSVAFVGKLLRRQRQSGQLAALPGRGGPARCLDAAAQAWLGEQVAAQPDATLAELQTLLLVERGQAVSRGSVWRVLHEQGWRRKKKPARH; via the coding sequence ATGCAAGCCTATTCTCTTGATTTGCGGCAGCGTATCGCGCAAGCGTGTGCCGAGCCCGGGGCGCGACAAGCCCACGTCGCCGCCCGGTTTTGCGTGAGTGTGGCCTTCGTCGGCAAGCTGCTGCGTCGCCAGCGGCAAAGCGGGCAGTTGGCCGCCCTGCCCGGCCGCGGTGGTCCGGCCCGCTGCCTGGATGCGGCGGCGCAGGCCTGGCTCGGGGAGCAGGTGGCGGCCCAACCCGATGCCACCCTGGCCGAGTTACAGACGCTCCTGCTGGTTGAGCGCGGGCAAGCCGTTAGCCGGGGCTCCGTCTGGCGGGTGCTACACGAACAAGGCTGGCGACGTAAAAAAAAGCCTGCACGCCACTGA
- the argS gene encoding arginine--tRNA ligase has translation MQQLEQTLKTALQAAAQAVFSQEIPAASLVLQPTRKDFAGSFTLVTFPLTKAFGKGPEQIGQALGEWLKVHEPAVRGYNVVKGFLNLEIADAEWLKLFGELLASPAGAPVPTGGPQRVVVEYSSPNTNKPLHLGHLRNNFLGYSVAEILKATGATVTKANLVNDRGIHICKSMIAYQRFGHGETPEGAGIKGDHLAGKYYVLFEKHYREEIKQLEAEGVAPDIAKKQAPLMLEAQQMLQQWEAGDEQVMALWHRMNGWVYDGFNATYANIGVDFDKFYYESGTYLLGKERVEEGLAKGVFFKKENGSVWVDLQAEGLDEKLLLRADGTSVYITQDLGTAELKYQDFGYDSSIYVIADEQNYHMQVLQATLKKLGKPYADAIHHLSYGMVDLPSGKMKSREGTVVDADELVLEVEEAAKAATLEKGKTEGLGEEELQQLYHTLGLGALKYYLLKVDPKKRMLFNPEESVRLEGDTGPFIQYSYARISKIRRDAEATGVVADADFSQLSALHPAEAELIQQLAGYAGVVADAARALSPAVVAQYAYDVAKSYNRFYTEVPILKETDPLKKAFRVALSAKTAKTIKTTLGLLGIDVPERM, from the coding sequence GTGCAACAGCTAGAACAAACCCTCAAAACTGCCCTGCAAGCGGCCGCCCAGGCCGTTTTTAGTCAGGAGATTCCCGCCGCCAGCCTCGTGCTTCAGCCCACGCGCAAGGACTTTGCCGGCAGCTTCACCCTCGTCACGTTTCCGCTCACCAAGGCGTTTGGCAAAGGTCCCGAGCAAATCGGCCAGGCCCTGGGCGAGTGGCTGAAAGTCCACGAGCCCGCCGTGCGCGGCTACAACGTGGTGAAGGGCTTTCTGAACCTCGAAATCGCCGATGCCGAATGGCTCAAGCTTTTTGGCGAACTGCTGGCTAGCCCCGCCGGTGCGCCGGTGCCCACCGGCGGCCCGCAGCGCGTGGTGGTCGAGTACTCGTCGCCCAACACCAACAAGCCCTTGCACCTGGGCCACTTGCGCAATAACTTCTTGGGCTACAGCGTGGCCGAGATTCTGAAAGCCACCGGCGCCACCGTCACCAAGGCCAACCTGGTGAACGACCGCGGCATCCACATCTGCAAGTCGATGATTGCCTACCAGCGCTTCGGCCACGGCGAAACGCCCGAGGGCGCCGGTATTAAGGGCGACCACCTGGCCGGCAAGTACTACGTGCTCTTCGAGAAGCACTACCGTGAGGAAATCAAGCAATTAGAAGCCGAGGGCGTAGCCCCTGACATCGCCAAAAAGCAAGCGCCGCTGATGCTCGAAGCCCAGCAAATGCTGCAGCAGTGGGAAGCCGGCGACGAGCAGGTAATGGCCCTTTGGCATCGCATGAACGGCTGGGTCTACGACGGCTTCAACGCCACCTACGCCAATATCGGTGTCGATTTCGACAAGTTCTACTACGAGTCGGGTACCTACCTGCTGGGCAAAGAGCGCGTGGAAGAGGGGCTGGCCAAGGGCGTGTTTTTCAAAAAGGAAAACGGCTCGGTATGGGTTGATTTACAAGCTGAAGGCCTCGACGAAAAGTTGCTGCTGCGCGCCGACGGCACCAGCGTCTACATCACCCAGGACCTGGGCACGGCCGAGCTGAAGTACCAGGATTTTGGCTACGACAGCAGCATCTACGTCATTGCCGACGAGCAGAACTACCACATGCAGGTGCTGCAAGCCACGCTCAAAAAGCTGGGCAAGCCCTACGCCGACGCCATTCACCACCTCAGCTACGGCATGGTGGACCTGCCCAGCGGCAAGATGAAAAGCCGCGAAGGCACCGTAGTAGACGCCGACGAGCTGGTGCTCGAAGTAGAGGAAGCCGCCAAGGCCGCCACCCTCGAAAAAGGCAAAACCGAAGGCCTCGGCGAGGAAGAATTGCAGCAGCTCTACCACACGCTGGGCCTGGGCGCGCTGAAATACTACCTGCTGAAAGTGGACCCCAAAAAGCGCATGCTCTTCAACCCCGAAGAGTCGGTGCGGCTGGAGGGCGACACGGGGCCATTTATTCAATATAGCTACGCCCGGATTTCTAAAATCCGGCGCGACGCAGAAGCCACTGGCGTGGTCGCCGATGCTGATTTCAGCCAGCTAAGCGCCTTGCACCCAGCCGAGGCCGAGCTGATACAGCAGCTAGCTGGCTATGCAGGCGTAGTGGCCGACGCGGCTCGTGCGCTCTCGCCCGCCGTGGTGGCGCAGTACGCCTACGATGTGGCGAAGAGCTACAACCGCTTTTACACCGAAGTGCCGATTTTGAAGGAAACCGACCCGCTGAAAAAAGCTTTCCGCGTGGCCCTTTCGGCCAAAACGGCCAAAACCATCAAAACCACGTTAGGCCTACTAGGCATCGACGTGCCCGAGCGGATGTAA